A genomic segment from Garra rufa chromosome 5, GarRuf1.0, whole genome shotgun sequence encodes:
- the dnajb5 gene encoding dnaJ homolog subfamily B member 5 — translation MGKDYYKILGIPSGSNEDEIKKAYRRMALKFHPDKNKDPNAEEKFKEIAEAYEVLSDPKKRVIYDQYGEDGLKTGGTGSSAGQGTTYHYTFHGDPHATFASFFGGSNPFDIFFGSGRQRGTTNGTNDHSGDHDMDIDMDGDDDPFSSFSHFGFNGINGFHHGGGRRHRNEPLHGGRRKLQDPPVVHELKVSLEEIFHGCTKRMRITRRRLNPDGRTMRTEDKILNIVIKRGWKEGTKITFPKEGDETPENIPADIAFVLKDKGHPLFKRDGSNIIYTAKIGLKEALCGCTVNIPTIDNRAITLPCSDIIKPGTIKRLRGEGLPFPKNPSQRGDLIVEFQVRFPDRIPPQSREIIKQHLPQS, via the exons ATGGGGAAGGATTACTATAAGATCCTTGGCATACCTTCAGGCTCTAATGAGGATGAAATCAAAAAGGCCTACAGGAGGATGGCCCTAAAGTTCCATCCGGACAAAAACAAGGATCCTAATGCTGAGGAGAAGTTTAAAGAGATAGCAGAGGCTTATGAGGTTCTGAGTGACCCAAAGAAGAGAGTCATCTATGACCAATACGGCGAGGATG GTTTGAAAACAGGTGGCACAGGCTCATCTGCTGGACAAGGGACTACATATCACTACACCTTCCATGGGGATCCACATGCCACCTTTGCTTCTTTCTTTGGAGGCTCCAACCCTTTTGATATTTTCTTTGGCTCTGGACGCCAGCGGGGAACCACTAATGGCACTAATGATCATAGTGGCGATCACGACATGGACATTGACATGGATGGAGATGATGATCCTTTCAGTTCCTTCAGCCACTTTGGCTTCAATGGTATCAATGGTTTTCATCACGGCGGAGGTCGAAGGCATCGTAACGAGCCCCTTCACGGCGGCCGGAGGAAACTACAGGACCCTCCGGTGGTACATGAGCTTAAAGTGTCTCTGGAGGAGATCTTCCATGGATGTACCAAGCGGATGCGAATCACTCGCCGACGACTGAACCCGGATGGAAGGACAATGAGGACAGAGGACAAGATCCTTAACATTGTCATCAAGAGAGGCTGGAAGGAAGGGACCAAGATCACCTTCCCCAAAGAGGGTGATGAGACACCTGAGAACATTCCTGCTGATATAGCATTTGTGCTCAAAGACAAAGGGCACCCACTCTTCAAAAGGGATGGATCCAACATCATTTACACAGCCAAGATCGGTCTTAAGGAG gCATTGTGTGGCTGTACAGTGAACATTCCCACCATTGACAACCGAGCGATCACATTGCCCTGCAGCGATATCATCAAACCAGGCACAATCAAGAGACTGCGTGGAGAAGGCCTACCTTTCCCAAAAAATCCATCTCAACGTGGGGATTTGATAGTGGAGTTCCAGGTGCGCTTCCCAGACAGAATACCACCCCAGTCCAGAGAGATCATCAAACAGCACCTACCACAGTCTTAG